In Dermacentor andersoni chromosome 4, qqDerAnde1_hic_scaffold, whole genome shotgun sequence, the following proteins share a genomic window:
- the LOC126536768 gene encoding venom allergen 5-like yields MYRLEAATCFSLVFSAMTSVHLGTVDALIQGRCRPEYRNLPSGVTHTACKGPNPRCTLDRALTGLSPQVKQQALQVHNDYRSQVAQGRLPNYPPAKNMYELEWDDEIAEVAQAFAEQCDYSNHDHREARITSRFKAVGQCFGWAVDPVRQTVTEGKTWIDDWFIEYRDFNPNSVAPFDTSTSTGVVTHFTQVNYL; encoded by the exons ATGTATCGGCTGGAAGCGGCCACCTGCTTCTCACTGGTCTTCTCCGCGATGACTTCGGTTCATCTGGGCACTGTGGACGCCCTGATTCAGGGCAGGTGCCGTCCTGAGTACCGGAACCTCCCGAGCGGCGTCACACACACGGCCTGCAAGGGTCCCAACCCGCGCTGCACGCTCGACAGGGCGCTCACTGGGTTGAGCCCGCAGGTCAAGCAGCAGGCGCTGCAGGTGCACAACGACTACCGCTCCCAGGTCGCACAGGGCCGACTGCCGAATTACCCGCCGGCGAAGAACATGTACGAACTG GAGTGGGACGACGAGATCGCCGAAGTAGCGCAGGCTTTCGCCGAACAGTGCGACTACAGCAACCACGACCACCGCGAAGCCCGAATTACGA GTAGGTTCAAAGCAGTGGGACAGTGCTTCGGCTGGGCTGTCGACCCGGTCAGGCAGACTGTCACCGAGGGCAAGACATGGATCGACGACTGGTTTATTGAGTACCGCGACTTCAACCCGAACTCGGTCGCTCCCTTCGATACCAGTACCTCCACGGGCGTCGTAACTCATTTTACGCAGGTAAATTACCTTTGA